One Babesia bovis T2Bo chromosome 4 map unlocalized Chr4_1, whole genome shotgun sequence genomic window carries:
- a CDS encoding WD domain G-beta repeat family protein codes for MPLVFLPQILWHSKDNKQCDRVYSLDFQPQLPTQNTGSTSIFKLATGGADEFVHIWQVSIHDNAPQYATHSDKSILAPENLRAANTTINKGIKDVQPFNVRILARLVGHIGEVNAVRWSPNGIILASGGEDRCVFLWAKSNASAGVDDAGQQYEENYTRFQYYRLSHVINSICWCPDGRLLAVTTEDGHVSLIDTFVEGNGRIRHFEGHTSFAQGVAICPQNIMIASMGQDQTLRIWKRRGERQWKSILVLRSAKDRSEFKESIGMESDDVRYSRSVFMNEELSTFFRRLDWSPDGRFLVTPAGIRHNSLFMKEDEVEDKGESVYTLYVFHRKLINLGIPMVTHQSPTGPFVAVKFCPLDIGKIEKEKINFFNKIFKPKGKGAKKKSKTSKTAAKGKQSPKAQLNTDMAQTMLNEVKTDDSATPSNAAGGLTLDDITESKSDEDVPSSNNASQDHVNECMDQESVETGQIKCEDNDGLKKNMIVELDLELESSHPLLWEHRLKVNLGSPPPNIQDLINDRVYVKVEPKQCPGENDIKDETESPTMASELIDETAPVHEDDEHVDEAAVDEQNDTVTTGVRTSKREIKKPQFYEATYDTPKGSKTKKPKKEEDKEYDTDVEDEVKVPRLMFAAGTLDGSLCFYDTLETRGPIAVLKNLHYCTITDIAWSPNGLVCATASSDGYITFVVFRRKEFY; via the coding sequence ATGCCACTTGTTTTTCTACCGCAAATATTATGGCATAGCAAAGATAACAAACAATGCGATAGAGTATACTCACTTGACTTCCAACCGCAATTACCAACACAAAACACAGGAAGCACATCAATATTCAAATTAGCAACAGGTGGAGCAGATGAATTTGTACATATATGGCAAGTGTCTATACATGATAACGCTCCGCAATACGCAACACACTCTGATAAAAGTATACTCGCGCCAGAGAATCTTAGGGCAGCTAATACAACAATAAACAAAGGAATAAAGGATGTACAACCTTTTAACGTGCGTATTCTGGCACGCTTGGTAGGACACATCGGAGAAGTTAATGCCGTTAGGTGGAGCCCTAACGGAATCATACTTGCGTCAGGAGGAGAAGACAGATGTGTCTTCCTGTGGGCGAAGTCGAATGCATCCGCAGGAGTAGATGATGCAGGGCAACAATATGAAGAAAACTATACAAGGTTCCAATACTATAGATTATCGCACGTTATCAATAGCATTTGTTGGTGCCCCGATGGAAGGCTACTGGCAGTGACGACCGAAGATGGGCATGTGTCGTTAATAGATACCTTTGTCGAAGGCAATGGGCGGATCAGGCATTTTGAAGGGCATACCAGTTTTGCCCAGGGGGTTGCTATATGCCCCCAAAATATTATGATAGCGTCAATGGGACAAGATCAAACACTAAGAATATGGAAGCGCAGAGGTGAAAGGCAATGGAAAAGTATACTAGTACTACGATCAGCCAAAGATAGATCCGAGTTTAAAGAGTCAATAGGTATGGAGTCAGATGACGTGAGATATAGCAGATCGGTATTCATGAACGAAGAGCTGTCCACATTCTTCAGGAGACTTGACTGGTCACCAGATGGAAGGTTCCTAGTAACACCGGCCGGAATAAGACATAATTCGTTATTCATGAAAGAAGATGAAGTGGAAGATAAAGGGGAGTCGgtatacacattgtatgTGTTCCACCGAAAGCTTATAAACCTCGGAATACCAATGGTGACACACCAGTCACCAACGGGTCCATTCGTCGCAGTCAAGTTCTGCCCTTTGGATATAGGTAAAATTGAAAAGGAGAAGATAAACTTCTTTAACAAAATATTTAAACCCAAGGGAAAGGGAGCCAAGAAAAAAAGTAAAACTTCAAAAACTGCTGCCAAAGGAAAGCAATCTCCCAAAGCACAACTCAACACGGATATGGCACAAACCATGTTAAATGAGGTTAAAACAGATGACAGCGCCACACCAAGTAATGCTGCTGGTGGCCTTACGTTAGATGATATAACAGAATCTAAAAGTGACGAGGATGTGCCATCAAGTAATAATGCATCACAGGACCACGTAAATGAATGCATGGATCAAGAGTCTGTGGAGACTGGACAGATTAAATGTGAAGACAATGATGGATTGAAAAAAAATATGATCGTAGAACTTGATTTGGAGTTGGAAAGTTCACACCCGTTGTTGTGGGAGCATAGGCTTAAGGTCAATCTAGGAAGCCCGCCACCGAATATACAAGACCTGATAAATGATAGAGTATACGTAAAAGTGGAACCCAAGCAGTGCCCAGGagaaaatgatatcaaaGACGAAACTGAATCACCCACAATGGCATCAGAGTTAATAGACGAAACCGCACCAGTGCATGAAGATGATGAGCATGTTGATGAAGCCGCAGTTGACGAACAAAATGATACCGTAACAACAGGAGTCAGGACCAGTAAACGAGAAATAAAAAAACCACAGTTCTACGAAGCTACTTATGATACACCTAAAGGGTCAAAGACTAAAAAGCCTaaaaaagaagaagataAAGAATACGACACCGACGTAGAGGACGAAGTGAAGGTGCCCAGACTCATGTTTGCAGCGGGTACACTAGATGGCTCGTTGTGCTTCTATGATACACTAGAAACACGAGGACCAATCGCAGTACTGAAGAATCTGCACTATTGCACGATCACAGATATCGCATGGTCACCCAATGGATTGGTGTGTGCCACAGCATCAAGTgatggatatataacattcGTAGTATTCCGAAGAAAGGAATTCTACTAA
- a CDS encoding DNA polymerase (pol2) family protein, producing MAGSRANAVSSALSKIRKQREGTTNALDEYEIEDENERIYEVVTAEEYKDRTSKRKLDEFIEGGEIFSDDDYEYDSESADEDTDKRQSKRQLPDGYGKSIEQHFSEIARKESMAYKAPKEVQTDKQLMEKLSKFEDDLDNDDMTMGSTLSNSANVIAGNFQMRMGYPQGINPGMPYPYGMTESVAPVMPYNYATAPAIGMPQNQAFPQYQMYANVPRQMPEEHVETTVKHTKEQVDIQNITTGIDIDHIIKETNSQDKVPLQLDNSIVADFEEVEVGDMEVIVTDSPREGSTPEFEKTISQDNNELAFYLLDLHEDVGGALRLFGKIRRSNSSTDSCMITVQQFMRCLFFKARMDLELGHLPELESSYERAFMKQFFNEFESIRKSYGIKKVKYKLVKRKLLTYGPSEEALYVKVCYPYQYPSLKQEHFEGETYSDVYGATSTPGELFLVKRKIKGPSWLRITEARMSKERITTCKHEFEIDSHKNVELWNIKNSEELPTPTLCVAAVSIKTFFASPTHQETLQIAMVYDRNFKLDTSEIKSLNKCTQYIGIRKLNNQSWPLELQSFLKKRPYFRIFEHERGLLANFMKTLEVIDPDIVMCHDIAQNFSEPLLKRCNALNIPLRVSFSRIRATRKYNHPFFAGRIFCDTRLLTKELHHNRSNYDLSSCVADLVYATPMKEHALYTKQSFNLKELTNCFGETAMKELMVLVQANSKCAVDTFNLVIKLQALPLTKELTNIAGNLWSRSVQCARSERNDFLLLHEFHRSKYIIDHHFERFHKQTSDADKDDSDSKKKNYEGGLVLEPETGLYDNFVLLLDFNSLYPSIIQEFNVCFTTVKLLEDGSVQVLTETTGMLPQILKRLVELRASVKAAIAVEKNDSRKAQLGVRQLALKLVANSLYGCLGSVYSRFHARHMAAYITQQGRLVLQSTRERVENQYSLHVIYGDTDSLMIDTNIRDDGSETSYEAAKQIANTLMSSINKSHKKLEIGMDAMFNRLLLLKKKKYAALKVVDYKSRIFAREIKGLDFIRRDWSILTKEVGNALLAIILNDKVNDPEELGVENTVEKIHETLRDVNNKIAEGNIPPKAWIITRQLAKNPQEYGQNNNLPHVTVALRMNESGASFSAGHEVPFIICSKESIEKLVLQDNAESNEKKTELDVKLRSLCNRAYSLTEFQQKGLEPDIQYYKTQQLLPPILRLCGVIEGTDPQKLASCLQIQDDVNRTILNTNYGSFDYAEHESKALSLINRTDDRYREVEITTTVRCQFCNNGVAANYFLRNMTCSNCGNWIPLHAMRNWITRTVYEIAMQSAFCIRICNICNTMTPNVCIGDNDMCPQPTCQSRDAMELVLPASKIYLYYEYLIYMLEGTLKNEEGKDREDTLVNMTVDMNGKMTILTAKNPPRKTKPFNDILQSTLRMANLRATSGFRICGQYILGIIEALPFMKYHTVDYQLERQHMCELLKELQQRNAYSVVTLADVFSTLKV from the coding sequence atggCGGGATCAAGAGCTAATGCAGTGTCAAGCGCATTGTCTAAAATAAGGAAGCAGCGCGAAGGAACGACTAATGCACttgatgaatatgaaaTTGAAGATGAAAACGAACGAATCTATGAAGTAGTCACAGCGGAAGAATATAAAGATAGGACATCTAAAAGGAAACTAGATGAATTTATAGAAGGAGGAGAGATTTTCTCAGATGATGATTACGAATATGATAGCGAATCTGCAGATGAAGATACAGATAAACGACAATCAAAAAGACAGTTACCCGATGGATATGGAAAATCTATTGAGCAGCATTTCTCTGAAATAGCTAGAAAGGAAAGTATGGCTTACAAAGCACCCAAGGAAGTACAAACAGATAAACAACTCATGGAGAAACTCAGTAAATTTGAAGATGACCTTGACAACGATGATATGACCATGGGTTCTACACTCTCGAATAGTGCCAATGTCATTGCAGGTAACTTCCAGATGAGAATGGGATACCCCCAAGGTATAAACCCTGGGATGCCATATCCCTATGGCATGACCGAAAGTGTGGCACCAGTAATGCCGTATAATTACGCCACAGCACCTGCTATAGGAATGCCACAAAATCAGGCATTTCCACAATATCAAATGTACGCAAATGTGCCACGACAAATGCCAGAGGAACATGTAGAAACAACGgtaaaacataccaaagAGCAGGTAGATATACAGAATATCACAACTGGAATTGATATAGATCATATAATCAAGGAAACTAATTCACAAGATAAAGTACCACTGCAATTGGATAATTCAATAGTGGCAGATTTTGAAGAAGTTGAAGTGGGAGATATGGAAGTCATAGTCACAGATAGCCCAAGAGAAGGATCAACACCTGAATTTGAAAAAACTATATCGCAGGATAATAACGAATTGGCTTTTTACTTACTTGATCTACATGAAGATGTTGGCGGAGCACTAAGATTATTCGGGAAAATACGAAGAAGTAATAGCAGCACGGATAGCTGCATGATCACAGTACAACAGTTTATGAGGTGCCTCTTTTTTAAAGCACGGATGGACCTAGAACTGGGACACTTGCCAGAACTTGAAAGTAGCTATGAAAGAGCATTCATGAAGCAATTCTTTAATGAATTCGAATCGATAAGAAAGAGCTATGGGATAAAAAAGGTAAAGTATAAACTAGTAAAGCGGAAACTACTAACATATGGGCCGTCCGAAGAAGCATTGTACGTTAAGGTGTGCTATCCATATCAGTACCCGTCACTTAAACAGGAGCATTTTGAAGGGGAGACTTATAGTGATGTATACGGTGCAACGTCAACACCAGGGGAATTGTTCCTAGTAAAACGTAAGATTAAAGGACCCTCGTGGCTTAGAATAACAGAAGCAAGGATGTCAAAAGAAAGAATAACTACATGTAAACATGAATTTGAAATAGATAGTCACAAAAATGTGGAGTTGTGGAACATAAAGAACTCTGAAGAATTGCCAACACCTACACTCTGCGTAGCGGCAGTGTCGATTAAAACCTTTTTCGCATCACCAACGCACCAGGAAACACTGCAAATTGCAATGGTATACGATAGAAACTTTAAGCTGGATACCAGTGAAATCAAATCACTAAATAAATGCACTCAGTATATCGGTATCAGGAAACTGAATAACCAAAGTTGGCCGCTGGAATTGCAGTCATTCCTGAAAAAACGACCGTATTTCAGAATATTCGAACATGAACGAGGGTTGTTGGCCAACTTCATGAAGACACTGGAAGTAATTGACCCAGATATTGTCATGTGCCATGATATTGCACAGAACTTTTCAGAACCGCTACTCAAAAGATGCAACGCCCTCAACATACCACTCAGAGTGTCATTCTCACGCATCAGGGCTACGAGAAAATATAACCACCCGTTCTTTGCAGGCAGGATATTCTGCGATACTAGGCTGCTTACCAAGGAGCTGCACCATAACAGAAGTAATTACGACCTGAGTAGCTGTGTAGCAGACTTGGTATATGCAACACCGATGAAGGAGCATGCGCTCTACACGAAGCAGTCGTTCAACCTAAAGGAACTAACAAATTGTTTTGGAGAAACAGCAATGAAGGAACTAATGGTGCTGGTACAGGCAAACTCAAAGTGTGCTGTAGACACATTCAATTTAGTGATTAAGCTGCAAGCACTACCGCTGACAAAAGAGCTAACTAATATCGCAGGAAATCTCTGGTCACGCAGTGTACAGTGCGCTAGATCAGAAAGAAATGACTTCTTACTGCTGCATGAGTTCCACAGGtctaaatatatcatagacCATCACTTCGAAAGGTTCCACAAACAAACGAGCGATGCCGATAAAGATGATAGCGATTCGAAAAAAAAGAATTATGAAGGTGGGCTCGTACTAGAGCCGGAAACAGGTTTGTATGATAactttgttttattgcttGATTTCAACTCACTATACCCCTCCATTATACAGGAGTTCAACGTCTGCTTTACAACGGTAAAGTTGCTAGAAGATGGTTCTGTACAAGTGCTAACGGAAACCACTGGAATGTTGCCGCAAATTTTAAAAAGACTTGTAGAACTTAGAGCGTCAGTGAAGGCTGCAATAGCCGTGGAAAAGAACGACTCCAGGAAAGCACAATTGGGTGTGAGACAGTTAGCACTCAAACTAGTGGCGAATTCACTTTATGGTTGTTTAGGCAGTGTATACTCCAGGTTCCACGCAAGACATATGGCGGCATACATCACACAACAGGGAAGATTGGTACTACAGTCAACCAGAGAAAGAGTTGAAAACCAGTACTCACTACACGTTATATACGGTGACACTGACTCACTAATGATAGATACCAATATACGTGACGACGGTTCCGAAACATCATACGAAGCTGCAAAACAAATCGCCAACACACTCATGTCGTCAATCAATAAATCGCATAAAAAACTGGAAATTGGAATGGATGCCATGTTCAACAGGTTGCTACTACTAAAGAAAAAGAAATATGCAGCACTTAAAGTTGTAGACTATAAATCAAGGATATTCGCAAGAGAAATTAAAGGATTAGATTTTATCAGAAGAGACTGGTCAATACTCACCAAGGAAGTGGGTAATGCACTACTGGCAATCATACTCAATGATAAAGTAAACGACCCAGAAGAACTGGGTGTAGAAAATACAGTCGAAAAAATACATGAGACACTAAGAGATGTAAATAATAAAATCGCAGAAGGTAATATACCACCAAAGGCATGGATCATAACTAGACAATTAGCAAAGAATCCACAAGAATATGGACAAAATAACAATCTTCCTCATGTAACAGTGGCATTGCGTATGAATGAATCCGGAGCGTCATTCAGCGCAGGGCATGAAGTGCCGTTTATCATATGCTCCAAAGAGTCAATTGAGAAATTGGTACTACAGGATAATGCAGAATCCAATGAAAAGAAAACAGAACTTGATGTAAAACTGAGGTCGTTATGTAACAGGGCTTATAGTCTAACGGAATTCCAACAAAAGGGTCTTGAACCTGATATACAGTACTACAAGACACAGCAATTACTACCACCAATACTAAGGTTATGTGGAGTTATCGAAGGAACTGACCCACAAAAATTAGCCAGCTGCCTGCAAATTCAAGATGATGTTAACAGGACCATACTGAATACCAACTACGGATCGTTCGATTATGCAGAACACGAATCTAAAGCACTGAGCCTTATCAACAGAACTGATGACAGATATAGAGAAGTGGAAATCACAACAACTGTAAGATGTCAGTTCTGCAATAACGGAGTTGCAGCAAACTACTTCCTAAGAAATATGACCTGCAGTAACTGTGGAAACTGGATACCGCTACACGCAATGCGCAATTGGATCACAAGAACTGTATACGAAATCGCTATGCAATCGGCATTCTGCATAAGGATATGTAACATTTGCAATACAATGACACCAAACGTATGCATAGGAGATAATGATATGTGCCCCCAGCCAACGTGCCAAAGCCGAGATGCAATGGAACTGGTATTACCAGCATCCAAAATATACCTGTACTACGAATACCTCATCTACATGCTAGAAGGAACACttaaaaatgaagaagGAAAGGATCGCGAAGATACTCTGGTCAACATGACAGTAGACATGAATGGGAAAATGACAATACTCACAGCAAAAAATCCACCACGAAAGACAAAACCATTCAACGATATACTGCAAAGCACGTTACGCATGGCAAACTTAAGAGCAACATCGGGATTCCGAATTTGTGGTCAGTATATACTAGGAATCATAGAGGCGCTGCCCTTCATGAAATATCACACAGTGGACTACCAACTTGAACGTCAACACATGTGCGAGCTGCTTAAGGAATTGCAACAAAGAAACGCATACAGCGTGGTCACACTAGCTGATGTGTTCAGCACACTTAAAGTTTAA
- a CDS encoding RNA recognition motif domain containing protein: protein MRSRSRSRSRHRSRRYRSPRHRSPSYDKRSWRHSKYDQDSKQKYTHRERSRSKTRRNSYDRDRSKDDNRRGRDFRYDSPPKTASRTKRYSINEMLSSHPLGQGVGSIGLDPLATKPYREIYIGNIPPQADVNNLLEFLNDALTAVNGTSIPGNPCQKGWISADSHYAFVEMRTMEEASNCIQLSGINYMNYSLRINRPKTYNPEILTEAPSPTIPTLDPSLLALGIAGLKCASEQISAAADMLATERAKAMTDRLCVLNVTDEPALKRELEAQGNLKYYQYITEDNKPPLCIFEYEHIEMQNIALEGLKKRDVKVELAVDALERGAMSEDFMKQQIESCDIMKSQIPTRVLLLANLVSKEDLEDDAEYYDIIDDVRCECEEYGPVVRVEMPRVPKGLTLDEIRNMDFSAVGCAFVLFSNIEGASKARKVLDGRKFGHRIVECHFFSELLFHVGEFSNPAPNFLKEHSSMYNPIIAEDPNQAGDILNELRTANQ, encoded by the coding sequence ATGCGATCACGTAGTAGAAGTCGTAGTAGGCACCGCTCAAGGCGGTATAGAAGCCCAAGGCATAGGTCGCCCAGCTATGATAAAAGATCATGGCGACATTCAAAATACGACCAGGATTCTAAACaaaaatatacacatagaGAAAGATCAAGGTCTAAAACTAGAAGGAATTCATATGATCGCGATAGATCAAAAGATGATAACAGAAGAGGAAGAGACTTCAGATATGACTCACCACCAAAAACAGCGTCGAGAACTAAACGATACAGTATCAATGAAATGCTCAGTAGTCACCCATTGGGACAAGGTGTAGGATCTATTGGACTCGATCCCCTAGCAACAAAGCCTTACAGAGAAATATATATCGGAAATATACCACCACAAGCAGATGTTAACAATCTATTAGAATTCCTTAATGATGCACTTACAGCGGTTAACGGAACTAGTATACCAGGAAACCCATGCCAAAAAGGATGGATCAGTGCTGATAGCCACTATGCATTCGTAGAAATGCGCACAATGGAGGAAGCCAGTAATTGCATACAACTAAGCGGAATAAACTACATGAATTACAGTTTAAGAATAAACAGACCAAAAACATATAACCCAGAAATACTGACAGAAGCGCCATCACCAACAATACCAACATTGGACCCATCACTACTGGCACTGGGTATCGCAGGACTTAAATGTGCCTCTGAGCAAATATCAGCTGCGGCTGATATGCTAGCAACAGAACGCGCGAAGGCTATGACCGATAGGTTATGCGTCCTAAACGTAACAGACGAACCAGCCCTCAAGCGCGAATTGGAAGCACAAGGAAATCTCAAGTATTACCAATATATTACAGAAGATAATAAACCGCCACTATGCATATTCGAATATGAACATATTGAAATGCAAAATATCGCACTAGAAGGACTAAAGAAACGTGATGTAAAAGTGGAACTTGCTGTAGATGCACTGGAACGTGGAGCAATGTCCGAAGATTTCATGAAGCAACAAATAGAATCATGCGATATCATGAAGTCACAAATACCAACAAGAGTGCTGCTACTCGCAAACCTAGTGTCCAAAGAAGACCTAGAAGACGACGCAGAATATTATGATATCATCGATGACGTAAGATGCGAATGCGAAGAGTACGGACCAGTAGTACGAGTGGAAATGCCAAGGGTACCAAAGGGTCTCACACTAGACGAAATAAGAAATATGGATTTCTCAGCAGTAGGATGCGCATTCGTTCTATTCAGTAATATAGAAGGGGCTTCAAAAGCAAGGAAAGTACTAGATGGACGTAAATTCGGACACCGGATTGTAGAATGCCATTTCTTCAGTGAATTGCTGTTCCACGTGGGAGAATTCTCAAACCCAGCGCCTAACTTCCTTAAGGAACACTCATCCATGTACAACCCGATCATCGCAGAAGATCCAAACCAAGCTGGAGATATCCTCAATGAACTTCGTACAGCAAACCAGTGA
- a CDS encoding putative ribosomal protein S12 codes for MFISQMNQTLHHQIKLRFVNDVCFQSRCVSHYAYVYSRRLCSKVEILMNRSSSASSREIIFNIRDKRPLPGIQHKISSRDIDMPVSDFHVMPHGKGTPFNLKSTIGSLNARFTSSLMSAACSVSHLRTSFDKFNYAPVRHFSTRNISGRLFYRRRPKMVPRYKPKNRRSCWLEGCPQKKGVCVTIRVVTPRKPNSGLRKVARVRLSTGRTVTCHVPGEGHNLHTHSVVLVRGGRCQDVSGCHYKVVRSKYDLLPVKNRASSRSKYGVRLSDAVIEKRRLRKNQLHVTTELDRELFNSLYLNDWINHDGSRRLEPLGPDDPLPVDIFSFNSRLRNIIHNSKS; via the coding sequence ATGTTTATATCCCAGATGAATCAAACATTACATCATCAAATAAAGCTGCGTTTTGTTAATGATGTATGCTTCCAGAGTAGATGCGTGTCTCATTATGCTTATGTATATTCACGGAGGCTATGTTCTAAAGTGGAGATACTAATGAATCGTAGCAGCAGTGCATCAAGTAGGGAAATAATCTTCAATATTAGGGACAAGCGGCCACTACCTGGTATACAGCATAAGATATCATCGAGGGATATTGATATGCCAGTATCGGATTTTCATGTTATGCCTCATGGAAAAGGCACACCCTTTAATTTGAAATCTACTATTGGATCCCTTAATGCCCGTTTCACCAGCTCCTTGATGTCGGCAGCTTGTTCAGTATCCCATTTACGTACATCTTTTGACAAGTTCAACTATGCGCCTGTGCGTCATTTCAGCACTCGCAATATAAGTGGTCGTTTATTTTATCGTCGACGTCCTAAGATGGTTCCTCGTTACAAGCCTAAGAACCGTCGATCGTGTTGGTTAGAGGGTTGTCCACAAAAGAAAGGTGTTTGTGTTACCATCCGTGTAGTAACTCCTCGTAAACCTAATTCTGGATTGCGTAAGGTAGCTCGTGTAAGGCTGTCAACAGGGCGCACGGTGACGTGTCACGTACCTGGTGAGGGTCACAATCTTCACACTCATTCTGTTGTATTAGTTCGTGGTGGTCGTTGTCAGGATGTGAGTGGTTGTCACTATAAAGTGGTTCGTAGTAAGTATGACTTATTACCTGTAAAGAATCGTGCATCATCACGTTCTAAGTATGGTGTTCGTTTATCAGATGCAGTTATTGAGAAGCGACGTTTGCGTAAGAACCAGTTACATGTAACTACTGAGTTAGATCGTGAGTTATTTAATTCGTTATATTTAAACGACTGGATAAACCACGATGGCTCTCGTCGTCTAGAGCCTTTGGGGCCAGACGATCCTTTGCCTGTTGACATATTCAGTTTCAACAGTCGTCTTCgcaatataatacacaacAGCAAGAGTTGA
- a CDS encoding emp24/gp25L/p24 family/GOLD protein gives MKPALSVVAVLTAYTVGAAGFFFNIEYNDRRCFYENVPQMAMISVNYEMLNQEARACVVRISDEEKKVLQNTNLKEATTRGRVTYVAKNEGTYYICIDCPGQLWYTAQMAKIALSIEIADGNDIYGRNTQYDVDRETTAKKDEMKNLSEEMRKFSINIINIKNHQRLENNTAKELHDTYKSMYNYLLYFYLLQLFIIAATALFSVYHITRFFKAYRIV, from the exons ATGAAGCCTGCGCTGAGTGTTGTAGCTGTACTCACAGCATATACCGTAGGAGCCGCTGgcttcttcttcaatatAGAATACAACGACAGGAGATGCTTCTACGAAAATGTGCCACAAATGGCAATGATTAGCGTAAATTATGAAATGCTTAATCAAGAAG CACGCGCCTGCGTTGTTAGGATATCGGACGAAGAAAAAAAGGTACTGCAAAATACAAACCTCAAAGAAGCAACTACAAGAG GACGTGTGACATATGTAGCCAAAAATGAAGGTACATACTACATATGTATCGATTGCCCCGGACAGCTTTGGTATACTGCTCAAATGGCTAAAATCGCGCTGTCAATAGAAATCGCCGAtggaaatgatatatacggTCGTAATACACAATACGATGTAGATAGAGAAACAACAGCCAAGAAAGATGAAATGAAGAATCTATCTGAAGAAATGCGCAAGTTCTCTAtcaatatcatcaataTCAAGAACCATCAAAGACTGGAAAATAACACCGCAAAAGAACTGCACGATACATACAAAAGCATGTACAACTACCTACTGTACTTCTACTTGCTACAATTATTCATCATCGCAGCAACAGCCCTGTTCTCAGTATACCACATCACCAGGTTCTTCAAAGCATACCGAATCGTGTAA